The nucleotide window TGGCAACGAGGGAGACGACTCGATCTATGGCGGCGCCTCCAACGATACGATCTACGGCAATATTGGCGACGACACGATCAATGGCGGCCCCGGTTTAAATATCCTCTATGGCGGAGACGGCAACGACGTCATTTACGATTACGGCAACGACACGATCTATGGCGGTGACGGAGATGACACCCTCTATACAGACGATCCGAACGACACCGCACGCTTCTTCGGTTTCGAGACGATCATCGACACCACCTTTGGCCCGGACGATGACAGCATCGTTGGCGACGCCACAAACAATGTCCTGAGCGGTGGCGTAGGCAACGACACCCTCGTCGGCCTCGACGGCAACGACACTCTTTATGGCGGTGCTGACAACGACTCTCTCGTCGGTGGAGATGGTGGAGATGTGTTGCTCGGTGAATACGGTAACGACGTCCTGGATGGCGGAGATGGCGCAGACGGGATCGACGGCGCTGCCGGCGACGACACGATTTACGGCGGCGCTTCAGGTGATGGCGTCGAAGGTGGAACCGGCAACGACCTGATCTATGGCGGAACCGGTAACGATGGCCTCAACGGGGAATCCGGAGACGACACTGTTTACGGCGAGGAAGGCAACGACACGATCCGCGATCTGAGCGGTAACGATTACATCGATGGTGGAGATGGCATCGATTACATCACGGCATATTATGGCGGCGACACCATTCTAGGCGGCGCCGGCGACGATTATATCCAAAGCGCTCATGGACACTCTCTAGTTTACGGAGGCGACGGTAACGACTCTCTAAGCGCCGGATATCAGTACGATACGACCTACGGCGGTGCCGGGGACGATACATATTATGTCTACGACACCACCCCTGAACTCTATGAATTCTTCGGTGAAGGCATTGACCAGATCAATATTTACTCGGGCGGTACGTTCTACGTGCCCGACAACATCGAAAATATTTATGGCCAGTTTACAACGGGCACCGTTCAGTACGACATCGTTGGAAATGCCAGCGACAACATTATCAATGGACAACGCTTCGCAGACACGCTCCGCGGCGGCGATGGCAACGACACGATCAATTCCGGTGATCACCACGATCTGATTTACGGCGACGGTGGAGACGACTCCATCTATGGCGGCGCCCACAACGACACAATTGATGGCGGCGACGGCAACGACACCATCATTGGCGGCCCAGGGCTGAATATCCTATATGGCGGCGCTGGGAATGACGTCATCTACGATTATGGCAACGATACCATCTATGGCGGTGAAGGCGACGACACCCTCTATACAGACGATCCAAACGACACCACTCGCTTCTTCGGTTTCGAGACCATCATCGACACCACCTTTGGCCCGGACGATGACAGCATCATTGGTGACGCGACAAACAACGTCCTGAGCGGCGGTGTTGGTAACGATACCCTCGTCGGTCTCGACGGCAATGATGCTCTTTTCGGCGGTGCAGACAACGACTCTCTCGTCGGTGGAAATGGCGCTGACGTTCTGAGCGGTGAATACGGTAACGACGTCTTGGATGGAGGGGCAGGTTACGACTCTCTCGTTGGCGGAGACGGTAACGACACTATTTACGCTGGAGATACATATGATCGCGCCTCTGGTGGTGCCGGGAACGATCTGATCTACGGCGGAGCCGGAGATGATGGCATCAACGGGGATGCTGGAAACGACACCATTTATGGGGAAGATGGCAACGACACCATCGGTGACAACAGTGGTAATGATTATATCAATGGCGGTGCGGGCAATGATCAGATCGTTGCCTACACTGGCGGCGACACCATCATTGGCGGTGACGGCGATGACAGTATTAGCAGCATCAATGGAAACACTCTCATTTATGGTGGGACTGGTAACGACTTGCTCGCCTACGGTTATTCAGGAGACACGATCTATGGCGGAACAGGTGACGATACCTTTCTCGTCTACAGTACAACTCCCGAGATCTATGAGTCCGTGGGCGAGGGCACTGACCATATCAGTATCTACACCTCCGGTGCGTTCTACATGCCGGAGAATGTCGAGAGCATAACCGCACAAGCCGGTGTGAATCTAAACGTCACCGGCAATGCCGAAGACAATTTTATCAACGGTTATCAGTACGATACAATCTTCGGAGGCGATGGAGACGACACTATCAATGGATGGGGATGGAACGACATCCTCTATGGCGGTAACGGGAACGACTCCCTGAATGGCGGTACCTCCAACGACACCCTCTATGGTGGCTCTGGAGACGATACGCTCGAAGGAGGCGCTGCCCTGGATGTTCTCTACGGCGGCGATGGAGCGGATGTCTTTTTTGATTACGGTAACGACACGATCTATGGCGGCGCCGGGATTGATATAGTCTATACAGACGGAGATACAGCGTCCGGACGTTTCCACGATATCGAGATCTTCATCGACACCACCTTCGGGCCGGACGATGACGTTATTATCGGTGATTCGACAAACAATGTCCTCAGCGGCGGTGTTGGTAACGACACCCTCGTCGGCCTTGGCGGCAACGATACTCTACTAGGTGGCAACGCCAACGACTCCCTCATCGGCGGAGACGGCGCCGATGTCCTGAGCGGTGAGTACGGTAACGACGTCCTGGACGGTGGAGAGGGCAGCGACGGGATCAACGGCGCCGACGGCGACGATACTATTTACGGTGGCGGTGCCTCTGATGGCGTCGAAGGCGGAGCCGGCGATGATCTGATCTATGGCGGGACCGGCGACGATGGCCTCAACGGTGGCTCCGGCAACGATACCGTCTATGGCGAGGACGGGAACGACACCGTCTACGATCTGAGCGGTAACGACTATATCGACGGTGGCGACGGCGACGATTACATCACCGCCTATTATGGCGGCGACACCATCATAGGAGGCGCCGGGAACGACGGCCTCAACAGTGCCCACGGCAACAGCCTGGTCTACGGCGGCTCCGGCAACGACACCATACTTCAGGGCTATTCCGGGGATACCATCTATGGCGGCTCCGGGGACGATGACTTCCATGTCTACGACACCTCAGGCCCGCTCTACGAATCTGCCGGAGAAGGCACTGATCAGATCTTGATCTATGTCGGCGGCACCTATGTCATGCCGGAGAATGTCGAGAACCTTTTCGGCCAAAACACGACCGGAACCACACATTACGACATCATCGGCAACGGCCTCAACAACATCATCGACGGAAATGTCTCGGCCGATACCCTCAGTGGCGGCGACGGCAATGACACGATCAATTCCGGCGGTGGTAACGATCTGGTTTACGGCAACGGCGGCAACGACTCGATTTATGGCGGCGCCTCCGACGATACGATCCACGGCGGTAACGGCGACGACACCATCAATGGCGGCATCGGCCTGAATGTCCTCTATGGCGGGGATGGCAATGACATCATCTACGACTACGGTAACGATACCATCTACGGCGGTGCCGGCGATGATACCCTCTATACAGACGATCCGAACGACACCGCCCGCTTCTTCGGCTTCGAGACCATCATCGACACCACCTTCGGGCCAGACGATGACAGCATCGTCGGTAGCGCGGCGAGCGAAGTCCTGACTGGCGGACTCGGCAATGACACCCTCGTCGGCCTTGGCGGCAACGATACTCTACTAGGTGGCAACGCCAACGACTCCCTCGTCGGCGGAGATGGCGCCGATGTCCTGAGCGGTGAGTACGGTAACGACGTCCTGGACGGTGGAGAGGGCAGCGACGGGATCAACGGCGCCGACGGCGACGATACTATTTACGGTGGCGGTGCCTCTGATGGCGTCGAAGGCGGAGCCGGCGATGATCTGATCTATGGCGGGACCGGCGACGATGGCCTCAACGGTGGCTCCGGCAACGATACCGTCTATGGCGAGGACGGGAACGACACCGTCTACGATCTGAGCGGTAACGACTATATCGACGGTGGCGACGGCGACGATTACATCACCGCCTATTATGGCGGCGACACCATCATAGGAGGCGCCGGGAACGACGGCCTCAACAGTGCCCACGGCAACAGCCTGGTCTACGGCGGCTCCGGCAACGACACCATACTTCAGGGCTATTCCGGGGATACCATCTATGGCGGCTCCGGGGACGATGAC belongs to Nisaea sp. and includes:
- a CDS encoding calcium-binding protein, translated to MATITGTSGNDNISGTADNDILNGGAGNDGLNAGTGNDTVYGEDGNDTIYDLSGNDYIDGGAGNDYITAYNGGDTILGGDGDDNINSAHGNTLIYGGAGNDNIIHGQGGDLIYGGTGDDTFRVYDITTSIFEFSGEGTDQINIATGGSYTMPGNVENLDAEYTTGTVNFYITGNNQDNVINGQRFADTLSGAEGNDTINSGGGHDLVYGNEGDDSIYGGASNDTIYGNIGDDTINGGPGLNILYGGDGNDVIYDYGNDTIYGGDGDDTLYTDDPNDTARFFGFETIIDTTFGPDDDSIVGDATNNVLSGGVGNDTLVGLDGNDTLYGGADNDSLVGGDGGDVLLGEYGNDVLDGGDGADGIDGAAGDDTIYGGASGDGVEGGTGNDLIYGGTGNDGLNGESGDDTVYGEEGNDTIRDLSGNDYIDGGDGIDYITAYYGGDTILGGAGDDYIQSAHGHSLVYGGDGNDSLSAGYQYDTTYGGAGDDTYYVYDTTPELYEFFGEGIDQINIYSGGTFYVPDNIENIYGQFTTGTVQYDIVGNASDNIINGQRFADTLRGGDGNDTINSGDHHDLIYGDGGDDSIYGGAHNDTIDGGDGNDTIIGGPGLNILYGGAGNDVIYDYGNDTIYGGEGDDTLYTDDPNDTTRFFGFETIIDTTFGPDDDSIIGDATNNVLSGGVGNDTLVGLDGNDALFGGADNDSLVGGNGADVLSGEYGNDVLDGGAGYDSLVGGDGNDTIYAGDTYDRASGGAGNDLIYGGAGDDGINGDAGNDTIYGEDGNDTIGDNSGNDYINGGAGNDQIVAYTGGDTIIGGDGDDSISSINGNTLIYGGTGNDLLAYGYSGDTIYGGTGDDTFLVYSTTPEIYESVGEGTDHISIYTSGAFYMPENVESITAQAGVNLNVTGNAEDNFINGYQYDTIFGGDGDDTINGWGWNDILYGGNGNDSLNGGTSNDTLYGGSGDDTLEGGAALDVLYGGDGADVFFDYGNDTIYGGAGIDIVYTDGDTASGRFHDIEIFIDTTFGPDDDVIIGDSTNNVLSGGVGNDTLVGLGGNDTLLGGNANDSLIGGDGADVLSGEYGNDVLDGGEGSDGINGADGDDTIYGGGASDGVEGGAGDDLIYGGTGDDGLNGGSGNDTVYGEDGNDTVYDLSGNDYIDGGDGDDYITAYYGGDTIIGGAGNDGLNSAHGNSLVYGGSGNDTILQGYSGDTIYGGSGDDDFHVYDTSGPLYESAGEGTDQILIYVGGTYVMPENVENLFGQNTTGTTHYDIIGNGLNNIIDGNVSADTLSGGDGNDTINSGGGNDLVYGNGGNDSIYGGASDDTIHGGNGDDTINGGIGLNVLYGGDGNDIIYDYGNDTIYGGAGDDTLYTDDPNDTARFFGFETIIDTTFGPDDDSIVGSAASEVLTGGLGNDTLVGLGGNDTLLGGNANDSLVGGDGADVLSGEYGNDVLDGGEGSDGINGADGDDTIYGGGASDGVEGGAGDDLIYGGTGDDGLNGGSGNDTVYGEDGNDTVYDLSGNDYIDGGDGDDYITAYYGGDTIIGGAGNDGLNSAHGNSLVYGGSGNDTILQGYSGDTIYGGSGDDDFHVYDTSGPLYESAGEGTDQILIYVGGTYVMPENVENLFGQNTTGTTHYDIIGNGLNNIIDGNVSADTLSGGDGNDTINSGGGNDLVYGNGGNDSIYGGASDDTIHGGNGDDTINGGIGLNVLYGGDGNDIIYDYGNDTIYGGAGDDTLYTDDPNDTARFFGFETIIDTTFGPDDDSIVGSAASEVLTGGLGNDTLVGLGGNDTLLGGNAHDSLVGGDGADVLSGEYGNDVLDGGDGADGINGADGNDTIYGGGASDGVEGGAGEDLIYGGTGNDGLNGGVGNDTIYGDEGNDTVYDLSGNDYIDGGDGDDYITAYYGGDTIIGGAGNDGLNSAHGNSLIYGGSGNDTILQGYSGDTIYGGSGDDDFHVYDTSGPIYESVGEGTDQILIYVGGTYVMPENVENLFCQYTTGTTHHDIIGNGLDNVIHGRDSADTLSGGDGSDSMHGGRHDDLLYGNTGNDSLIGGEHNDTIYGGSGDDTLDGESGITLTNGWSADDLFYAGIGDDLLLGGNGVDTLIGEAGNDTLDGGSAADSMDGGSGSDWVIYTSSTERVHVDLELGTGISGYAQGDTLSGIENALGSAFNDSLTGSSIANILDGAEGNDTITGGDGADTLLGGAGFDILDGGTGADHLDGGADADIMDGGIGDDTLLGGAGTDSLTGGEGNDSLDGGTGADTLVGGLGDDIYVIDNVGDVITESSGEGTDTVEASIDVTVSGNIEVWQLIGSGNINATGNADANTLLGNSGDNLLDGGAGADSMAGGAGDDRYIVDDASDVVNELSGQGNDTIEASVSVTASANIEAITLTGIADIDATGNTDANILTGNTGANVLSGDAGDDTLLGGDGADTLAGGAGSDSLDGGTGADVLDGGASADTLFGGAGADSLTGGEGNDSLDGGTGADTLVGGLGNDIYIVDDLGDTVIEASAEGADTIEASVSVTASANVEAITLTGTADIDATGNADANILTGNTGANTLSGGAGDDTLLSGDGSDSLDGGDGSDLLSGGSGADTLAGGSNADTLTGGAGADLFVFTDGDGADVISDFDGAFDQIDLDASFGITDQTTLDAIKSDDGSGNTLLNFGDGDTLTLIGVDESTVVIGYII